The following nucleotide sequence is from Anopheles stephensi strain Indian chromosome 3, UCI_ANSTEP_V1.0, whole genome shotgun sequence.
GTTCTTGCAGGAAAAGGAAGACAGCTGGCCGAAACAGAGGTCGGTTGATACCGGCACAGCGGACGAGGAACGACGAGTAAATTTGCATGTCGAAGCCACCGACACAGGATTGTTACCAATTCCTTACGAGAGGTTTAGTAAACTAGAGAGGCTGCAGAGGACGATTGGGTGGATCGTAAGATATGTGGGCAATCTAGGCAGGAAGGTGAAAGATGAACCAGCGCTAGGAGGGAACCTCAGGCACGAAGAACTCTGCAAGGCAAACGTTGTTTTGTGGAAGCAGACACAGCGTGAGTTCTTTCCGGAAGAAATTCTTATCCTGAACAGCGAGAATGGCGGCGATGGATCTAAAGGAAAAACGGTATCTAAGCGAAGTCGTATTTACCAACTGCTACCATTTTTGGATGAAGAAAACGTGTTACGCATGCGTGGAAGAATAGGGGCGACGGCGGAAGTTCCGTACTGCGCAAGGTATCCTGTGATTCTTCCAAACAACTGTAAACTGGCGGAGCTGATAGTGGATCGGTACCATCGAGTCTATCGTCATGCTAACAACGAAACGGTGGTGAACGAGTTGCGTCAACAATTCCAGATTCCTAAGTTGCGAGTATTGGTGATGAAGGTAGCGAAGAGTTGTGCATTTTGCACAATACGGCGGTCGCTACCACAAATTCCACCAATGGCACCTTTACCTAAGGAGAGGTTGGCAGCTTTCGTCAGGGCATTTACCTTCGTTGGACTGGATTACTTTGGACCGGTGTTGGTAAAGAGAGGAAGGTCAAACGAAAAACGGTGGGTAGCACTATTCACGTGTTTGACCATACGAGCCGTGCATCTGGAGGTGGTGCACAGTCTGTCAACGGAATCGTGTGTAATGGCGGTCAGGCGATTCGTGGCGCGGCGTGGTGCTCCTGTGGAAATCTTTAGCGACAACGGGACCAACTTCGTGGGTGCTAGCAGACAACTGCAGAGGGAGATCCAGCAGCGCAATGACATCCTAGCGGCAACTTTCACCAACGAGCACACCCGTTGGACCTTTAACCCGCCTGGTGCTCCACATATGGGTGGAGTATGGGAACGTATGGTACGCTCAGTGAAGGCAGCGATTAGCACAGTGATGGAGGTGAAGAACACTCCTGATGATGAGACGTTCGCAACAGTTCTCTACGATGCTGAGGCTATGATCAATTCCAGACCGTTGACCTACGTTCCGTTAGATCCGGAGAACCAGGAGGCGATCACACCAAACCACTTCCTGTTAGGGAGTTCTTCGGGGatcaaacaacaaccagcGTTACCGACGAACTATAGGGACAGTTTAAGAGGAAATTGGAAACTAGCACAGCATATCCTGGACGGTGTGTGGAAAAGGTGGATTAAGGAGTACCTGCCAGTTATCACGCGACAGTGTaaatggtttgaaaatgtCCGTGAGATTAGGTCAGGAGATTTGGTACTGGTGTTAGAAGGTACAATTAGGAACAATTGGAATAGAGGAATTGTTGAAGACGTTATAAGAGGAGTCGATGGCCATGTGCGGCAAGCATGGGTTCGGACAGCTACAGGGACACTAAGAAGACCAGTGGCGAAGCTAGCCTTACTTGACCTGAAGACTCAAGGTGACCATACGTAGTTGGTCACGGGCGGGGGGAATGTTAGGAAAGATAGGATGACAGTAGAGTGacggatgacagtaggataacggatgacagtaggatACCGGATGACCGAAATGTCAGCTGTAACGgtcagggaaaaaaaggaagaagaaggggtGCGTCAACCAGTAGCCTGGGAAAGGACAAGGAAGTGACACCGTTTTAAAGTTTTCTTCCTTcagtggaaaatataatactgtggaaaatataaaactaaaactacaCTTCACTGCGTCTGCTACTCAACCGGAATCGTGGTAACACCAATGGTAAATGAATAGAAGCGCCACCCTAATGTTATTGCTGTAAAACAAAGCCAAACAAATGATTTTGCTGGAAGGAAATATTCCGAATTCCACCTACTTCAATCCGTCGATCGTTACGCCTCCCTTCGGAATCTGTAGCAAACTATCGGCTGTAACGTGGTTGATGTTGGGTAAAATGTTGAGCTGATTGTCGCCGTGCGTTTTACCTTCCCACAGCTCATTTATGGCATCAACCATCCGTAGATCGTAAATCATAAACCCATCTACGCCGGCATCAATTTCTACCGATTTTGTCAATTTCACGCTTTCTATTATTTCGTCGTCACttctgaaacaaaaaatcgtttaGAATTCGGCCCCCAAACTTTTACAGATAATCAACTCACAAAttcgatttttcctttccacggGGTAAAATTTTTGCCGCCATACCACCGGTCGCCAGTGCGCCCCGTCTATGGCACACGTTGATCAGTAGCCGCATATAGTTTCTCAAGAACGGTTGGCCCATATTAACGTACTTGTTGCGATCCGGTAGAAGAAATTCCTTTCTCCATCCAAACTTGGCAATAATGCTTGCACAGTAATCCCAGATTCCACAGTTCAATCCGATCGCATGCTCTTTGATCGCGTACAGGATGTCCTCCATACGAAAGGCGGCGAGAATGTTTTCAATCAAAACGCACGCTTTGATCGTCCCGTTCGGTAGGCTCAGCTGATTCTCGGTCCAGGTGAAGATTTTGTTCCAGAGCGTCGTTTCACTTGGATCCTCTATCTATAAGTAAAAGTAATTAAATATTACGATCATAAACTCGATCCTTTATGTTTAGACAAGCAATACCTTTGAGAGGTAGAAGAAGGGCCCTATGCCTAGGTTTGCCATCGTGCGCCCATTATGGTACATAAGCAGCGCAAAGTCAAACAGCGGTCCAATCACCTCCTTCCCGTTCACGATGCAATGATGCTCGATCATGTTGAACGCCCTTGGGCGAAGCATTAGCAGGGGGTACGCCTGTACATC
It contains:
- the LOC118509382 gene encoding malate synthase-like isoform X1, with the translated sequence MTCSNREILIEAAPQRLEAAYREIFTDGALQFLARLVAEFDSEAEQLLQNRVKRRLLIEEGSWVPEFCNPSESLEWTVEPLPARLRNRKLDLGDVSPANTVHFTDCLYANVQGIQVDFDDGHCPTWRNTIQGISNVTRAVQGTLQGAPADVQAYPLLMLRPRAFNMIEHHCIVNGKEVIGPLFDFALLMYHNGRTMANLGIGPFFYLSKIEDPSETTLWNKIFTWTENQLSLPNGTIKACVLIENILAAFRMEDILYAIKEHAIGLNCGIWDYCASIIAKFGWRKEFLLPDRNKYVNMGQPFLRNYMRLLINVCHRRGALATGGMAAKILPRGKEKSNLSDDEIIESVKLTKSVEIDAGVDGFMIYDLRMVDAINELWEGKTHGDNQLNILPNINHVTADSLLQIPKGGVTIDGLNNNIRVALLFIYHWLTGSGVFFLNGSVEDSATAEISRSQLWQWIRMGAVLEDRENAIVTRQLVYQMMDKIISSAYRAWCITPADRKRLLSAKYMLLDVISSRHYIEYITTHLNDSHKFRTLHNKNDGLMAKL
- the LOC118509382 gene encoding malate synthase-like isoform X2, which gives rise to MTCSNREILIEAAPQRLEAAYREIFTDGALQFLARLVAEFDSEAEQLLQNRVKRRLLIEEGSWVPEFCNPSESLEWTVEPLPARLRNRKLDLGDVSPANTVHFTDCLYANVQGIQVDFDDGHCPTWRNTIQGISNVTRAVQGTLQGAPADVQAYPLLMLRPRAFNMIEHHCIVNGKEVIGPLFDFALLMYHNGRTMANLGIGPFFYLSKIEDPSETTLWNKIFTWTENQLSLPNGTIKACVLIENILAAFRMEDILYAIKEHAIGLNCGIWDYCASIIAKFGWRKEFLLPDRNKYVNMGQPFLRNYMRLLINVCHRRGALATGGMAAKILPRGKEKSNFDDEIIESVKLTKSVEIDAGVDGFMIYDLRMVDAINELWEGKTHGDNQLNILPNINHVTADSLLQIPKGGVTIDGLNNNIRVALLFIYHWLTGSGVFFLNGSVEDSATAEISRSQLWQWIRMGAVLEDRENAIVTRQLVYQMMDKIISSAYRAWCITPADRKRLLSAKYMLLDVISSRHYIEYITTHLNDSHKFRTLHNKNDGLMAKL